A genome region from Streptomyces pratensis includes the following:
- a CDS encoding cold-shock protein — translation MASGTVKWFNAEKGFGFIQQDGGGPDVFAHYSAINATGFRELQEGQAVTFDVTQGQKGPQAENITTA, via the coding sequence ATGGCCAGCGGAACCGTCAAGTGGTTCAACGCCGAAAAGGGTTTCGGCTTCATCCAGCAGGACGGCGGCGGGCCGGACGTCTTCGCGCATTACTCCGCCATCAACGCCACCGGCTTCCGGGAGCTGCAGGAGGGCCAGGCCGTCACCTTCGACGTGACTCAGGGCCAGAAGGGTCCGCAGGCGGAGAACATCACGACTGCCTGA
- a CDS encoding MFS transporter — protein sequence MTVDAPSRPAQAERQARVAVAVLFFTNGALFANLLPRYPQIKADLDMSNAVYGLAVAAFPAGAIAAGLAAGAAIRRLGSARAAVLGTLLTGAGILAAGLADSVALFAGALFLAGAMDSVTDVAQNAHGLRVQRRYGRSIINSFHAIWSIGAVAGGSMAAAAIALGLSRGQHLTISAVVFAIAACVALRFCLTGPESEPAAVPDDDSRAERRSEGPAATGRRTVYVLAALVLIATAGTLVEDAGSSWATLYLSGSLHASVTLAAFGYISLVGAQFVGRIIGDRLVDRFGQRAVARAGGLITAVGMGVALAVPTVPGTILGFAAAGFGVATLVPAAMHEADELPGLKPGSGLAIVSWLMRLGFLASPPIVGLITDATSLRAGLLVVPLAGLLAFLLAGVLKPRHR from the coding sequence ATGACTGTTGACGCACCGAGCCGGCCCGCCCAGGCCGAACGGCAGGCTCGTGTAGCCGTTGCCGTGCTGTTCTTCACCAACGGGGCACTCTTCGCCAACCTCCTGCCGAGATATCCACAGATCAAAGCCGATCTGGACATGAGCAACGCCGTCTACGGACTCGCCGTCGCGGCCTTCCCGGCGGGGGCCATCGCGGCAGGGCTCGCGGCGGGCGCAGCCATCCGCCGGCTCGGGTCCGCACGGGCGGCGGTGCTGGGCACCCTGTTGACCGGGGCGGGTATTCTCGCTGCGGGTCTGGCCGATTCGGTGGCGCTGTTCGCGGGCGCGTTGTTCCTGGCCGGAGCGATGGACTCTGTCACCGATGTCGCGCAGAACGCCCATGGGCTGCGGGTGCAGCGCCGCTACGGACGGTCCATCATCAATTCCTTCCACGCGATCTGGTCCATCGGGGCCGTAGCCGGGGGGTCCATGGCCGCAGCGGCGATCGCCCTCGGCCTTTCGAGGGGCCAGCACCTGACGATCTCGGCAGTGGTGTTCGCGATCGCGGCATGTGTCGCCCTGCGGTTCTGCTTGACCGGCCCCGAGAGCGAGCCGGCCGCTGTACCCGACGACGACAGCCGTGCGGAGCGGCGCTCTGAGGGTCCCGCGGCGACAGGCCGGCGCACCGTGTACGTGCTGGCCGCCCTGGTCCTCATCGCGACGGCCGGGACTCTCGTCGAGGACGCGGGCAGCTCCTGGGCGACGCTCTATCTCTCCGGCTCGCTGCACGCATCGGTGACACTGGCGGCCTTCGGCTACATCTCCCTGGTGGGAGCCCAGTTCGTCGGGCGCATCATCGGCGACCGGCTAGTCGACCGGTTCGGCCAACGGGCGGTGGCCCGAGCAGGCGGCTTGATCACAGCGGTCGGCATGGGAGTCGCTCTGGCCGTGCCCACGGTGCCCGGCACGATCCTCGGCTTCGCCGCCGCGGGGTTCGGGGTGGCGACGCTGGTGCCCGCAGCCATGCACGAGGCGGACGAACTGCCGGGCCTCAAGCCCGGCTCTGGGCTGGCGATCGTCTCCTGGCTCATGCGCCTGGGTTTCCTGGCCTCGCCTCCAATCGTCGGGCTGATCACCGATGCGACCAGTCTCCGGGCAGGCCTCCTGGTGGTACCGCTGGCCGGGCTGCTCGCGTTCCTGCTCGCCGGAGTGCTGAAGCCACGCCACCGATGA